CCACGCGCCCCCGTCCGTCGGTGAGGATGTAGCCGTGTACGGCCACGCCGGCGCCCAGCCGGATGTCCTTCTTGCCGATCAGCGTCTTGCGAGCGCCGGGAACCCCCACGTGAGCGCCCGACGCCAGACTGACCGCCGCCTGGGAGAAGACGTTGCCGTGCACCGCCGCCCCTTCCGCCAGGATCACGTCGCCCTCGGCGAAGACGTCGCCCCAGATCGCCGCGCCCCGCTCCAGGCGCAGGGTCCCGTAGACACGGGCGGTATAGGCGAGAACCGCGCCGGCGGCGATCGTCAGATCGCCCTTGACCACCAGCGGCCGCTGGAACTCGTCACCGGGCGAGACGGTCAGGTCGTTGCGATGGACGTGGGCCAGGTCCTCGATGGTGCGGATCTCGTCGACGTCCAGGTAGGGCGGAGAGCGATCAGGCACGACCCGTGCGCCCGGCTCCCCGCCGTCACCG
This sequence is a window from bacterium. Protein-coding genes within it:
- a CDS encoding polymer-forming cytoskeletal protein gives rise to the protein RRWLDADGDVTVGPGCILGVSAAAGGSLTLADGVVFSRLYGSPVATTGAPGLGDGGEPGARVVPDRSPPYLDVDEIRTIEDLAHVHRNDLTVSPGDEFQRPLVVKGDLTIAAGAVLAYTARVYGTLRLERGAAIWGDVFAEGDVILAEGAAVHGNVFSQAAVSLASGAHVGVPGARKTLIGKKDIRLGAGVAVHGYILTDGRGRVACAGSS